From Malaya genurostris strain Urasoe2022 chromosome 2, Malgen_1.1, whole genome shotgun sequence:
ttgtaaacagCGCTGCGTTTATCGGCACAGGCGTTAACAAAATTTTCTTTACTAACCCGTACTGGTGGGTGAAACCGTTAGATCTTGTATGAAATCAGACTACCCGGCTAAAAAGTTTCGTTAGGAGTTTTTATACAAGTGATTGCAGGTTTCAGTTCTATCGATGGATAGCGGCTGGTATATTTCGTAAACTGAGTTTTCTGTTTTCCTCATAAATATGTTTCGTGATTACCTTGCAATAACCAGCAGCTGATAATATGGAGAACTGAACAAATGGTAATCCTATTGGGGTGAACATCATAAATGAAATCAAACAACAAAACCACATTTTTGGTGATAGTTCCAtttcaaaccaacgttttatttatGTACAGTCTTTATTTACAATCTTCTGAAATCGACCTAAAGAGTGTATCTTTACTGCTCACAAAGGTTAAGAACAAATGATTGATCTACTAATTCATGAAAACGAAATCCATTTTTTGCAGATGCAAGGAAATATCACTCGAGCACTCGGTTTACTCTGTATGAGAGTATTATTGTTTTACGTGAGAAACATTAACCTAAGGAAAAAGGAGTAATCTATCTACGATGATTCCTGTCGTTGTAGCGCCCGCGGTTGTTTCCGTACCGATTTTCACCGCGATGGGAATAGTGATAGGGCCGATCACGGTAGTCTCGGTTTCGATTTTGATGATGGAATCGCCCGGGACTGTTATATTGACCAGGCTCGTCATATCGTCCGCGACCGCCACGGAAGCCCCCCTGACCACCACCGTGGAAGTTTCGTGGATTCCACGGTTCCAGCACGGGTGGTGGTGGCGCTGCTTGGGCACAGTATGCTTGGAACTCGGTGTCATTTTCTGTGAACCGATCCTTGAATTCTTCCTCGCATTCATTCAAGAATATTTGATCCTCCTCCGAGAGAACATTAATGTGTCGCTTCGGGTCAACCATTTCGTTACTTGATATCTAATTACTTAATCGGCAGTTAATTATCTCGAAGAATTTTTTCTCGCATAAGCAGTGAGTTTACGTCTGAAAACGACGAACGATTAATTTTTTCACATTaaatatcggaacaaaacttacATCTTTCTGATATGACGTTGCTGTAAATTAGAGCGTAGAAGCCGTTCTCTGTCGGAAAGTACCGCTCGGAAGTTGCAGTCTCTGTTGGTTCAAACATCCATCCCAAATGTGTTCGGCATTTAGGACAAACGCACAATTTCCACGCGTATCCGGGAAACCAAGAATGTAGGGTACTCCACTGAAAATAACATTCCAACATAAAACATTTGTAATGTTCTACATCACATAGAGTGGTAGAAGAGTACTTACGGAATCAACTTTAGCGCAGTATGCTTGCTGAACTATTATAATCTTGAACCGTATACCAAGAGTATTCTGCACTTCTTGTACGGATATTTGCTTACCAGCCAACAATGTTTGATTCGTTGATCCGATGGCCAATGGGCTATATTTGTCTAACAGAAAGTTAGACAGGCTAATATCGTGTCCACAGGAGCGGCAAATGAAGAAATCTACGATGCAGAAATAAATTGATCATATCATTACCTGTAGTGTAAAATTGTATTCCTTCGGTGGCATAATTAGATTACTCGGGTAGACCGTAAAATGTGAAAGGGTATTTGTTCGAGCCAACCACGACACAAATCAGCCATCGAAGCGAAGCCAACTTTTGCCTGCATTTGTAGAAGTGCAGGTAAACAAAACGGTATCCTCCGGACCAGCTTACCTTCAATGACGGTTTCCTCCAGTGAGGAATCCAATATCGACGtggtaaataattgaaaaacaagaaaaatcacCAAGAAAATACGCATCAAGAGCCGACTTTCATTGCACTTCATAGCTTTCGTGGAGCAGAAAGAATAAAACTTTTGGTTCAGATGACCACCTAAAGTTGGCCGCTGCTTTGACAGATGACGGGCTGCCATGCGATGAACGGTGCGTGCGAACCACCGACTGTCAAAATCGGCGGCTGTTCAACCGAACACCGCAGCAGCGACGGCGGGCTGATTTGGCGCACATATCATTGTTGTGAAAAGCTTTTGTcgccaaaaattttattttagagtTATGGAGCTATTGTTACTCTACGCCGCTGTCTTCATagaaataataaattattttcaactttTCGGACTTTTTATGCAGACCTtaaaaattctgtataaaatgttcgaaacaacgaatgtaacaatgagttattctctttgtttactttatctTTCGATTATTCTGGCACTATTAGCAATCTCTCCAACTGtctattgataataataattaaagctatcatcttttattcTGCAGGaacatttcgcaataatcgataaGAGTCTCTCatcgttacattcgtcgttttgaacattttatacagaattgtatCTATATTGGGTTTTCAGTTGGGTATTGAacacttttttaaaaatcaaattaTATTCACGtgttaattaggttttttatcgtgacgacacaaatgaacaagtattcatccttgacagttcagcggtactgtttaccaacaagcttaaacaaaaatcgaagagcatatctaaaacaatcatctttacactttgcaaatagtcacttttatttaataaatatcaaaaacgaaccgtattcaatcgtgaacaaatgttttaaaactttatttaggcaatacggaccgtaaatggtctgatccaatttgtcaataaacaagcaaaagaaatttctgtttacaaacaatactgctgaactgtcaaaatgtgttcatccgattgaggttagcagtgacggtaaaaaacctaataggtTTTATTTCCCGTTGAAAAGTCCACGAAAAGCAGttcaaaattgttcaatttggtttccagaaaagaatcgtGTGGAACGATTTATTGAATGTTGAATTGCAACGATTATTTTGTGATCCATTGCGGTCCAACATCcaacaaatcattcaatttagaACCTTCATGAAAATAATAGAACAATTTTGAACACTCCTGATAACTATAGCTAGCACGTAGGACAGGGCCTGTTAACTGacaatcagggatgccaggtcgtttttccaaaaatctgtgatcaatccaaaaacctgtctgtgaaaatctgtgcacgtttctcactaccaaaccgcTCAGTACCTTTTtactcaaccgctctgtactttttgatgctaaactcgatttcaaaaatctgtgaaaatctgtgattaatttcaaaatctgtaaaaatccagccgagccgttgttctaaattttcatccattataaaaatcgccacacgaaaagttttcaacttctttgtatagacgccaaacaaaaactaatcgtacgatatgcgtcaaaatttgacagaatgtgtataaaagtgttgccaacattgagagaataaaaatttACCGATTCGACAAGCgctggaattttaaaatgaaaattccggttctttatttatcataaggtatgatttgtctcagtgaattagtttatttcaaaaaatattttgttgaaaataacaaatattcgaCTTACGCATTCCTGTCAGTTTCTTAACAAACAATTCCATAGTAAATTTAACATGCAAAATCCGTTTTCAATAAACTATTTTTAGATGAATGTAATCTACATAGTGCTTTCAATTTATAAGCTTGGCAGTTGAAAGAAATGATAAGATATAAACCTAAAATGATTATTATTTATACTTACGATTTTTGTTtcttaaaatctttttttttcgttattaagtgtaaaatgatttctttcaaaataatttggagGGATATTTTTGACACATTTTTtgtcgatttattttatttcggtaATTCTAATTACTTACATGtatgaaattattattatttgcacAATCATGACTCGATGTCCTTGCAGATCGGTCAAAATAGAGATATCCTATACCAATTTGTTTGGTAAAGAAAACGCGTTATGTAATATTATGAAGCTTCTAATATTATTGATTATCAATACTTACGCTTGGTTTGCTGAAATGTCCCACGAAAAAGAAATGAGCAGATGAAATTTAACTTTTTGAAACACGTAGAAACTATTTTGTTTATTCACAGTTGTAAAAGTttctctggtttataagaaatataAGTGACACGGTTCATTTAAACAATAAACTGTGCTGTATCATTATACAAATTAGATAATAGATAAAAggaatcaaattttttattaaCATAACGATATATTAGAATTGAAAATCAACTCAACTTCTGTTGATAAGCAAAAAATTGGTAGTTTATTACAACAATGAAATCAGCTGGAACagcaatttttttcgtttagGTAGACCAAAATTTGtttgttgttgatgttgaaggaggaaattggtttgaaacaatcatattctagataGAAATTAcaataaatcaaattaaaaatctACTACCTGCTTTGTTCTTTCAAACAAGCTcaatttttctgcgtgtaagaCGAGACAAGACAGCACGCGTTACGGGCTTGCCTtcaagcagaccctgtcagcttggagcgatctcgatcttcagttcagcaacgccatcgcacggcgtctcattcaacttgtcatgtcaattgtatgggtgcacagccctgctattttggcgcgcacgaatttgacatttctctcctctacttctatgtatgagattcgatgcggactcacctgagggcgacatgctcgcaaaaaaggatgttgccaatgatttgttcgggaaatgtgagagctggatatcttgttaatatgatgtctttgcttcaaGTCTGGGATCACATTTGACGTTTTTGGTGTTGTACTGTTTTCGTTACCACAGGGTTATTCTCATCATCAGTGTTTGCAGCAAGATTAGTGAAAATGCCTATAGGAAGTTTAAACTCAAAATAAACTAAATTCAACGATGCAataattgttttcgtattcttAAATATTTAATACAGCTTGCGAATCAGCCTCAACAGTCAACATACTACAAGATGCCAATAAGTTATAGATGCTTTTACTGCTTCCAGTTAGGAGGTTGTTTCTTGCGGTTATTGTAGGTActctaaataaatatttataaaatcTCCAAATGTTGGCTCACTACAACACAAAATACGACGAAGTTTTTGTTAATATGACAAGTGTAAATTGCtcattttctgagtgtattgtattgaaatattaagtaatagagatgtgcgaaacagctcacattggtgagcagctccgaaccgatcagctcaccaaaatgaaccgattcgatgtatcagctcatttagattgaactgatggTTAATTTTGTGACCCGTTTTTCTTGTGCCATGAGAAGTAAGAGTTCTTACTGATAATGTCTCATTTAATCCGTTGAAGAAGAATAGATGCAGGCATGGAAGAAATAACGAAACTTGGTGCAAACATTTCTTctcgaagatccgttcagctcgcaTCTTATTCCTCGCTTCACAATGCggcgaactgggtagcaaatgagtgagctgatgagctgcgattcttttaaaaagagctgtgagctgtcagctcacttttatgattcgattcattggaacagctcaggagcgaattgcccatctctattaAGTAATGGACACTTAATACTTAGAATAACActactgtgtttatttattattccgtttaCAATTGATTCCTAACTTCGAGATATCATATCAAATGGcagtcgcttggagtagtgtgtcaatcgcacaATAACATACATGTTAGTAATGCTCAGGCACTAATCAGACACTTATTCCTCTTACATAACATTTGGGCAAATTCGTTTCCATTCTGGAGCACAATACGGGGCTCTCCTAGACACAATATCTGCGTCGATTGCACAAACAAGAGCACAGCTTATCATTCCGGATTTGAAGACACAACACCGTATGTGTTAAGCGAGTCACCCTTGAAATACGCGAccccactaacaaaaaatagaacctgttgctacaaacgtttattacaacttttagactgatcttgcgaatagtaacataaaaacgagttcttacgttaaactcaaatttagagtaggagttactcaatattattgatggtaactactcaatttgTGACGTTTTCatatatcatttgaaaatgagtaactagtattcAAACtccgagtaactttttctacgcGTGCAGTATAGCcaatttgttttatatattaACGCTAATATTATTTACATTTCATCATTCAAATAATAATACTTGTCATGTTAACAAAAATTTGCACGAGCACAAGGGAAGACTTCAATTCAATAAAATACAATAGCAagtcaaaatcaatcaattgaTTAAACACTATATTTCACTCTGCTCTCTTTATCACAAAACGCAAAAATTGTACCTCATCTCATTTACTGAAACAGCTCATCGTACGGCACTTTGTCGAAAACGTTCGATATCACCTTCTGGAAGATTTGTGCGAACGCTTTCACGATCGCCGGTTTCAGTTCCTTGAGAATATCCTGCCAATTATCGTTCAGGAATTGGTTCATGTTGTCACCCAATGCTTTGTCTCCGTTGAACAGACTGGAGAAGTTCATATAGAAACGGGTCGTGTCTACGCCAGCCTTCAATTTGTCCATTTGATAGTGTTTCTTTCCGTTGGCGTGGTCCACCAGTTTGCCGGTCCACTTCAAATGGACATCGCAGTTCACTGTAGATCGAGAAATATCGAACATTATCCAGCGAAATTTCCATAGAAAGCTATATTTACCCATAGTCATATTACTGTGTCCTTGACCTTGGATAGGCAAAATGAGTACCTTTCCGTTGATTTTGTAACCTCCGACTAAGGAAGCTACCGGAATTAGCAAACTCAGTTCCATCTTAGTAGGGTTGGCAGTAAATCCACTGAAATACATCGGAATTACTGGTTATTCGTAATCGTCAAAAACGCCTACACATGGTACGTACGTAACCTTTTTAACCTCACTTTCTGACAGTCCGGTCAAATCTACGTTCTTGAAGTTAAGTTCGATGTTGATCGGACCATCTCCTTGCACGATATCCATCTTTTCAATCTTCAGAGGGTCCAGAGCGGCAAGGTTCACCTCTGGGATGCCTTGGGAATGCTTGGAGAGGGTGGTAGCTATTTGATCAAACAGGCACTTCTGATCATCTTGTTTGCAGAGCCTATATCCGGATGCTGTGAAGAAAAATAGTAATCATTAGTGGCTTAAAACAGAAACTGGGATTACAAGGCTTCAAGATTGTCGTCACGAGGGGATTCATTGAAAAGTAATAAGTACATTGCTGCAAATATCAttattgtttttgcctttctcatatcgaaaggttatgcaatcactatgaaaaccgacttttgaaccgaggcccggagggccgagtctcatataccattcgactcagttcgtcgagtacgcaaaatgtatgtgtgtgtgtgtgtgcgtatgtttgtatgtaacgtttttttgcactaacttttctcggagatggctgaaccgattttcacaaacttaaattcaaatgaaaggtctggtggtcccatacaaaattcctgaatattatttggatccgacttccggtttcggaattatggggtaaaatgtgcaaaaaattgtgaaaataagtgcactaacttttctcatagatggctgaatcgattttcacaaacttagattcaaatgaatcttcttgaggtcccatacaaaattcctgaatattatttggatccgacttccggttcgagagctatggggtaaaatgtgcaaaaaaatgtgaaaataagtgcactaacttttctcatagatggcgcgaccgattttcacaaacttaggttcaaatgaaaggtcctgtggtccgatgcgttattcctgaatttcatgcggatccgacttccggatccggaaatatagggtaaagtgtgttaaaaattgtacaccatcactgaaaatggggaaaaaccttaaaaaaattctaaatcgacctcaaatcttttccaatttgatggattttatcagtagacggtcaaacaaaccgatttcggttattcttttaagaatcgaagaaaaaaaattttttttcgccttttagccttactcatatagaaaggttatgtaatcactgtgaaaaccgacttttgaactcagttcgtcgagtacgcaaaatgtctgtgtgtgtatgtgtgtgtgtgtatgtgcgtatgtgtgtatgtaacgtttttttgcactaacttttctcagagatggctgaaccgattttcgcaaactcagattcaaatgaaaggtctagtggtcccatacaaaattcctgaatattgcttcgatccgacttccggttccggaattatgaggtaaaatgtgcaaaaaattgtgaaaataagtgcactaacttttctcagagatggttgaaccgattttcacaaacttagattcaaatgaaagatcttaaggtcccatacaaaattcctgaatattatttggatccgacttctggttcgggagttatggggtaaaatgtgcaaaaaaaaagaaaatatgtgtccaaatttttctcatagatggcgcgaccgattttcgcaaacttagattcaaatgaaaggtcttgtggtcccatacaaaattcctgaatattatttggatccgacttccggttccggaattatggggtaaaatgtgcaaaaaaatgtgaaaataagtgcactaacttttcccagagatggctgaaccgatttcaacaaacttaggttcaaatgaaagatctggaggtcccataaaaaattcctgaatattgtttggatccgacttccggttcgggagttatggggttaaatgtgcaaaaaagaaaatatgtgttctaacttttctcatagatggcgcgaccgattttcaaaaaaaaaactcagattcaaatgaaaggtcctgtggtcccatgcgcaatccctgaatttcatgcggaaccgactttcgaatccgaaaatatagggtaaagtgtgttaaaaattgtataccatcactgaaaatggggaaaatccttgaaaaaatttctaaatcgacctcaaatcttttccaattgatagtttttatcagtaggcggtcaaacaaaccgattttggttattctttcaagaatcgcagagaattattttgaagaataccacagtattatatatgatagtatgattgatatgagaaaggcatcattacaccactaggtggattaaaacaggtttttttttattgtttatccCAAGACGACagagaaaattgtttttttttattgtacaaAATATGCTATTTGCCGAAATCGCTGGTAGAATTTTTCACTTGGAACAACCCTGCTCTCAATCCAGCAGTCGAAAACCAAACGCCTACTTGGTTTCAATAAATTTCCCAGTGGTTACTGCAAAGTTTTCACAAATGGTTTATAGGATGTTTTTAAAGTaacactaatggcgttttcgtttttaatttgcactacaccggtgcagtgctacacccaggtagtgaataaacgaacaaaaatgacgaaaacataaacggtaaccattgactacaattaacgattccattgcacagagctacaccaaacttttgatgagtgctacaccagtggtatcggtgcagaaaaagtgtagcactggtgtagtgcaattggtaaaaacgaacggtttaggtgcagctttcgccacaccggtgtagtgcaatttaaaaacgaaaacgacataaagtgAGTTCCAAATCAGGTGGAATTATAGAAACATGCAAAGACACCATTGAACAAAACCTTAAAAAACGGATGTTAGTAGAACAAcgcaaataattcgatggaattgcTCTGCTTTGATTTGAAGGAAGCTAAGCTTTCTTGTCTGGATTCCAACAGCGCTCCGATCATATCTAGCAACAAACAATCTAGTTGCTAGTTATACCGAACAGCATAATAAATAATGCATTAATTAACGAATGCAACAGTATTGTTAACGCGTTTACGATCTAAGGCACTCGTTCCCGCACCACAACGAAGTAAGTGATTATGGGAAGCCGTGGAAAAAAAACAGTACTAGGGGGAACGAACGTGAATAGTaatattgtgattttttttaactggaTTGTTTACTTGACAAGTAAAGCTAATTATAGCAATAAAAGGCGTAGAAAATCAAACAGTGCTTTTTTTCAGCAACTAGTTCCTGTGGGAGATGGCGTAAGCTTTTTTATTTCACCTGTTTTGTTTGGTGTGATTCAAGTGAATCAAATCCTATCCAATAGTGGGAAAATTAAGTCATTAGCATGTGAGTTAGCACTAGCAACACGTATTGTAgcttaaaggactattcacacatatccggtccggttcagtgccggcacgacaccgtgcacggatactgatattatttcattcgttttctatgcgcgcatttacacctatccggcaccgtgccgtttcagtgcagctttcgtcgtcaccgatattttttattttcactgaagtcggcatGTAATTCCATTGGCTGTGCaggaacggaaacagcacggaaacggaacggaagggttccgataaaaaaataacactgacggcgcactgaaggcactttcactgaaccgtcacggaactgaaatgtgtgaatagtccttaacaaAGATGTTTATCAAGCATCAAACCTTGATTGAAGAATCCATACTCATAGCCAACAAATAGTTAAAAGATcattatattaacaatttaacaataacaaaaaattgaaattttaacaaTAGCAAAAAGGTGGAAAAATCATTTGTAAGTGAATACTTTCTCGTTTTATAGCAGAGTTGCATCTTTGGACTGTCCCGTTAGTCATCGGCGATGCAAAAGTCCAGTTCGGGAGATAGACTGTTTGATGCACTACCAaggattgtgaaaattatcgatATGCATATAATTTCCACTCTTAGTTGAGTCCTTTGTTAATGAAAAGTAAACACCTGGAAACTGGAATAACGTTtgcatttgaataaaattgacaaaaattatcgatttttcaTGGGTTTACCTTAAACTTACATTGGCGAAACTatcacttagaaaaatttacatcttaatagatgcacattaaaggagcgtcgcgattcacttacattcacaattcaaaatatgtaaagataagtcatatcattaaattcatagttaatttagctgaagcctgcatcattatttttacatgttagtagatgtaatattgtgtcatcactgaagaaattacggtatgcttgaatttacgtcaagcgtaaatttcattttttctaagagtgtatatatgcagcatcaatcatagtaacccatgaatcagcagacaaaatttgacagctccgtcagtcgaactctaaccgtgGTGCAAAAAACTCCAACAATTTTGTCGCAAAACATGAGGAGGAATTGATAAGTAAAAAATCGAACACATGCCTACACGTAAGGCCGCTTGCAAGGGCGTAGAAGTTTTTTGCAAGTAAACTTAAGAGCTGAGGCCAGTCTGTTTTAGGGcgctttagagggctattttcacgcttcaaatctgattttctcagaaacggtgacgaatataaaaaaactcaactgacaatttcttagaaaattagtttagattatcctacgaaaatttcagaatgattcattgactttagcggtcgggaaagtcttttttctgaaggaagaattgcatagctgaaaacggtaacttcaacttgttcattgaatatctcgccttcaaaagcatgcacacttaaattttttagctgagtctcggcaaaaaaatgccgagattcgcacagccgagtaatcagcaatcatctcggcaaaaataaaattactgagcgtctcggcaccctcaaatttgacaaacgtcaaatattgccgaaatcgtcagcataagatttactgtttgctcagtgaaacgttcactgaatattcggcaatccaataaaacgaaaaaatgaaaaaataattacagaatcatcagtaattaaaaatctagtcaattaattttgtttgtaatttctcaacattataaacacgccattgaggatcaaaaattcattttattaacactaaaAGGAGGCTTatgaatttgttgccagtagtgcttaaagcctctacctgaaaacatgtagcataaaaaacagcggcgtttccagatgcgacaaccttgagtcgagctggaaatatgaaaataaaaatatatattgatttttggcttacaaaaatgttcaatatttaatgatgcatatacggtattgttcaaaaaataaacttactttgatctattgaattattccatgcattgggttattttttcgcatatcccccaaagttttgtctcgaggacgccttgagccccgtgttgggtgtttttcccttataatcgcgagtgctctgataaagtcgctttttagaaaagcgaaacatgtcactatatttattcaatatttttatttgcatgtgatccattttttcactcgagaatttcatcagaaaataatcgcacaatgcgaagcgaaaatgtaacgcggcaataaatgacagctgtcgtgctgaatctcggcaacagctagcgcatattccgaaatctcggcaaacgtctctgctgatgtcggcatatctgttgtttactgataaattcagcaagcatttatgccaaatttcggcaaagtgaagcattttaccgaaatatcagtgaatgcatttaacgaagttcagaaacatgcgtattgattactgagcagtcagcaaatttacgtgttgctgatcaatttcggcattttattatgccg
This genomic window contains:
- the LOC131429463 gene encoding protein takeout-like codes for the protein MKVRMLTLGGTMTVLMMLSLCGAVKFPSGYRLCKQDDQKCLFDQIATTLSKHSQGIPEVNLAALDPLKIEKMDIVQGDGPINIELNFKNVDLTGLSESEVKKVTGFTANPTKMELSLLIPVASLVGGYKINGKVLILPIQGQGHSNMTMVNCDVHLKWTGKLVDHANGKKHYQMDKLKAGVDTTRFYMNFSSLFNGDKALGDNMNQFLNDNWQDILKELKPAIVKAFAQIFQKVISNVFDKVPYDELFQ
- the LOC131427203 gene encoding RNA guanine-N7 methyltransferase activating subunit, yielding MVDPKRHINVLSEEDQIFLNECEEEFKDRFTENDTEFQAYCAQAAPPPPVLEPWNPRNFHGGGQGGFRGGRGRYDEPGQYNSPGRFHHQNRNRDYRDRPYHYSHRGENRYGNNRGRYNDRNHRR
- the LOC131431825 gene encoding protein cereblon-like; protein product: MKCNESRLLMRIFLVIFLVFQLFTTSILDSSLEETVIEDFFICRSCGHDISLSNFLLDKYSPLAIGSTNQTLLAGKQISVQEVQNTLGIRFKIIIVQQAYCAKVDSWSTLHSWFPGYAWKLCVCPKCRTHLGWMFEPTETATSERYFPTENGFYALIYSNVISERYVNSLLMREKILRDN